A stretch of the bacterium genome encodes the following:
- a CDS encoding DNA alkylation repair protein yields the protein MAEQLKTFFSRALVRRLADDLARVHAAFPARAFVKQASAGLDERELLDRGRHIARALADHLPPDYEDAVDILLRSLGPEHASDELVGAGMAPFFYLPHTIFVAERGLDHFDLSMRAQYELTKRFSAESSIRGFIARYPEKTFARLTEWSRDTNPHVRRLVSEGTRLRLPWAARVKWLDENPDRVVELLERLKDDPTPLVRRSVANNLNDIGKVHPNLLIRTCSEWLVDATPARRALVEHALRSAIKRGNKDALGLLGFGRAPSVDIDNVKFDPPRIPVGGRVTVSFAIRNRSRSTQSLLVDLAVYFVKANGKPSRKVFKLKRIELAPGERAELRRAISLAVHTTRKPYPGTHTVDVLVNGRAIPIGAFEVLPDRR from the coding sequence ATGGCCGAGCAACTAAAAACCTTCTTCTCGCGCGCGCTCGTCCGCCGTCTTGCCGACGACCTGGCGCGCGTGCATGCGGCGTTTCCCGCGCGTGCGTTCGTGAAACAGGCCAGCGCCGGACTTGACGAACGGGAACTGCTCGATCGCGGCCGACACATCGCAAGGGCGCTCGCCGATCATCTTCCGCCGGATTACGAAGACGCGGTCGATATCCTCCTGCGTTCGCTTGGCCCGGAACACGCCTCGGACGAATTGGTAGGCGCGGGGATGGCACCGTTTTTCTATCTGCCGCACACGATCTTCGTCGCCGAACGCGGGCTCGACCACTTTGACCTTTCGATGCGCGCGCAATACGAGCTGACCAAACGATTTTCGGCCGAGTCGTCCATCCGCGGGTTCATCGCGCGTTATCCGGAAAAGACCTTCGCGCGCCTAACCGAATGGAGCCGCGACACCAATCCACACGTACGACGCCTCGTCTCCGAGGGGACGCGCCTGCGTTTGCCGTGGGCGGCGCGCGTGAAATGGCTGGACGAAAATCCCGATCGCGTCGTCGAACTTCTCGAACGGTTGAAAGACGATCCGACACCGCTCGTGCGCCGGAGCGTCGCGAACAACCTGAACGACATCGGCAAGGTGCACCCAAATCTGCTCATCCGCACCTGTTCCGAGTGGCTTGTCGATGCGACGCCCGCGCGCCGGGCGCTCGTCGAACATGCCTTGCGTTCCGCGATCAAGCGCGGCAACAAGGATGCGCTGGGGCTCCTGGGCTTTGGTCGGGCGCCGTCGGTCGATATCGACAACGTAAAATTCGATCCTCCGCGAATCCCGGTCGGCGGGCGCGTGACGGTGTCGTTCGCCATCCGTAACCGCTCGCGTTCGACGCAGAGCCTTCTTGTCGATCTTGCGGTGTATTTCGTAAAAGCGAATGGCAAACCATCGCGAAAGGTCTTTAAACTCAAGCGGATCGAGCTTGCGCCCGGCGAGCGCGCCGAATTGCGTCGCGCGATCTCCCTGGCCGTTCACACGACGCGAAAACCGTACCCGGGCACGCACACCGTTGACGTACTCGTCAACGGCCGCGCGATACCGATCGGGGCGTTCGAAGTGTTGCCTGATCGTCGTTGA
- a CDS encoding site-specific DNA-methyltransferase, whose translation MRFQIEPVYATKCGALYCADSLDFMKQIQDNSVDLVVTSPPYALHFKKEYGNVDQREYAEWFLPFASEIKRIIKPSGSFVLNLGGAWSQGAPVRSLYHYRLLLGLIDEVGFQLAQEFFWYNPAKMPAPAEWVNVRRLRVKDSVEYIFWLVKDPMAKADNRKVLQPYSDDMKRLIKRGVKRTVRPSGHMINGSFASDRGGSIPSNMIQCGNNESNSSYIKNSKSVGTKIHPARFPAELPRFFIEFLTEPGDMILDPFAGSNTTGYVAETLQRNWLAVEIRRHYAEESRLRFVSTPGEDTSAKGQALLPFDRKVAAEKKR comes from the coding sequence TGCGTTTTCAAATTGAACCTGTTTACGCCACGAAATGCGGTGCGTTGTACTGTGCCGACAGCCTCGATTTCATGAAACAAATACAAGATAATTCCGTCGACCTCGTCGTGACAAGTCCACCTTACGCGCTCCATTTTAAGAAAGAGTATGGAAACGTTGATCAGCGCGAGTATGCCGAGTGGTTCCTCCCGTTTGCGAGTGAAATTAAGCGAATTATTAAGCCGTCGGGTTCCTTCGTCCTGAATTTGGGTGGCGCGTGGAGTCAGGGAGCGCCCGTTCGCAGCCTTTATCACTATCGATTACTACTTGGACTCATTGACGAAGTCGGATTTCAATTGGCGCAGGAGTTTTTCTGGTATAATCCAGCGAAAATGCCCGCACCTGCCGAATGGGTAAACGTACGCCGCCTCCGCGTGAAAGATAGTGTCGAATATATTTTTTGGCTCGTTAAGGACCCAATGGCAAAAGCTGACAATCGAAAGGTTCTCCAACCTTATAGCGATGACATGAAACGCCTGATCAAACGAGGCGTGAAGCGCACAGTTCGTCCTAGCGGCCATATGATTAATGGTTCATTTGCAAGTGACCGCGGCGGCTCGATACCTTCGAATATGATTCAATGTGGAAACAACGAATCCAATAGCTCCTATATTAAAAACAGTAAGTCGGTCGGTACGAAAATTCATCCGGCGCGGTTTCCCGCGGAATTGCCGAGATTTTTCATCGAATTTCTAACAGAGCCGGGCGACATGATTCTAGACCCGTTTGCCGGTAGCAATACGACGGGTTATGTCGCGGAAACATTGCAGCGGAACTGGTTAGCCGTGGAAATTCGCCGCCATTATGCGGAAGAAAGCCGGCTTCGCTTCGTCTCCACGCCTGGCGAAGACACGAGCGCTAAAGGACAGGCACTCCTCCCCTTTGACCGCAAGGTCGCCGCCGAAAAGAAACGTTAA